Genomic segment of Jaculus jaculus isolate mJacJac1 chromosome 6, mJacJac1.mat.Y.cur, whole genome shotgun sequence:
GAATGACTTGGGCTTGTCCTCCTTGATGTCACATGCTTTGCATTTATTAACTtcctttatccccccccccaccttgtgtAATCACAGTTTCTGTCCTTTGCAGATGATGGAGCCAGAGGCCAGAGCAATTAAATGATCTGAAAACAGCCATATGCCACTGACCACGAAGGTACAGAACTGCAAACCCGAACATGTTTCATAATGTCCCGCTGTGGGTCGGGCCACTAGgatagttaaataaaataatcaccTAGAACACTAGATGTAGTTTCTGGCTTGCAATTAAGTATGTGATCTCTTTCTCATCATATGagagatattaaaaatatttcactgcCTCCACTTTCTCCTCCTACCCAGAATCTGTGCCTCTCCCCAGTACCTTCCGCAGAGCCCCCTTCATATCCTTGTTCCTCAGGGTATAAATCAGAGGATTGAGCATGGGGGTAATTATGGTATAAAAAAGAGCAACAAACTTCCCCTCGCGCTCAGCGTACCTGTGGACAGGTTGGAGGTACGCGTAGATGGCTGAGCCATAAAAAAGAGACACAACTAGAATGTGGGAGGCACAAGTCCCAAAAGCCTTTCTGCGACCAGCCATTGACTTGATGTTCACCACTGCCCTGGCGATGAGCACGTAAGAGCCGAGAATGAGCAGTGCGGGAAGGACCAGCATGATGACTCGGGCCACGTAAAAATTTGCCTCTGTAACACCCGTGCCCTTACACGCCAACTTGAGGAGGGTGGGCAATTCGCAGAAGAAGTGGTTCAGTCGGTGTCCGCAGAGAGGCATCACCATCAGGAGGCCTGTCTGAATCAGAGCGTTCACAAGGCCCCCAACCCAAGAGGACCCAACCAAAGCCCTGCAGAGACGGGGGTGCATCATGGTCGTGTAGCGGAGTGGACGACACACAGCAGCATAGCGGTCAGCGGCCATCGCCACCAGAAGCACACATTCAGTTCCACCCAGGGACAACATTATGAAGAGCTGGGCCACACACCTTCCAAAGCTGATGGTCCTGTCAAGTCCAGAGAGACTGGCCAGAATCTGGGGCACAGTGCTGGTGGTGTAGCAGAGGTCCAGGAAGGAGAGGTGGCACAGGAAAAAGTACATAGGCGTGCGCAGCCTAAGGTCAAGTCGTGACAGAACGATGATTGCAGAGTTGCCCAAGAGAGTTAGGGAGTAGAAAACAGAAATGATGACAAAGAAGACAGGTTCCAGGCGAGGCCAATCTGATAAGCCCACCAAAACGAAGCCCTCTGCTGAACTGATGTTAAAACTGTCCATGGAGTTCCACCTATGTGAATACAGGAAGACAGTCCAATAAGGAAACCTGAATTAAGATGTTCTAACATAATATTTCCCAAACACTTTAAAATTGTGGTTGTTGTTGGTGTCATTATGTTTCCTAAATTCAGGTGTTCTCTAGTTAGGATATTACTGGATTAGTAGTGAAATGGCCTTGGCTTGGACCCTATTTCTCTTCCTGTTTGGTTCATGACAATAGCCAGGCTTCTCTCTCCTGTGGTTATGACGCTGACTGCTGCAACAATACGGATGATGTGTTTCCTTCCTCATAGCACTGACATCAGGACCACCGGGTAATAATGCAGAAATGATCCCAATGCATAAACAGTAGCACTGGTATTCTGTGTGGCTCTGTTTCTTGCTTTTATTAGCTTATGAAACAGACTGTGTCAGTAGATTGAGAAGAAAGTACAACTAGGATGAGTTACATGTTTTTACTCTCACTTGATGTCATGACAGGTAACATTTCAAATAAAGACAACCCAAGTACCCTGTGATTGTAGTTTTGTGAGCAACAATAGTGCAAATAGAACAATGTGTTAATGAAGGaatgaatttgttttttaaattatttatttgagagcaacagacacagagagaaagacagatagagggagagagagagaatgggcgtgccagggcttccagcctctgcaaacgaactccagacgcgtgcgcccccttgtgcatctggctaatgtgggacctggggaaccgagcctcgaaccggggtccttaggcttcacaggcaagcgcttaaccgctaagccgtctctccagcccagaaggaatGAATTTTATAACAAATAACATCTCAATTGTTTTAAAGTTCCCTGAGCAGGAAGATGATGTCAATCCTTAGTCCTGAATCTATGAGTTCAACAAGATAGATATGAGCACTATATACTAAGCATATGCATGCACCTCAAACAGTTTGCCCAGCTTCTTTTATATTAATGGCTCCCATAAGAAAGGGATGGGCTGTGTATGTTCACAGACAGGTCACACAGATGAGCTCACAGGCTGCTTGTCTGCCAGCTGCTCTGAAAATGCACTTGGGTGAACTTTAGTGttctaagctttaaaaaaaaacacattgattTGCAAATTCTGATTGAGCTTAAAGGTTGTGAACACAACtgtgtatggtggcacaggcctgtaattccagcagactgaggcaggagggttatgAGTctgaggttagcctaggctacatagggaGACTCTCTAACCCCAAATGAGGCGGCGGGGCAGGGGGGAGTATCCAACATTATAACAAGACAAAATGAATCACACGAAGGTTTCAACAGATGTTGTTGACTGTATTAATGAATGCATCCTGCACCCTGGCACCGTGCCTAGAGTGCATAACTATCCCTGGAATCCTTGTTTCCTTTACTGTAGGTGAGAGGGAACAGAAGCAGTGTTTCTCAGCTGGGAGCATAGCCATTTAACCAAACCCGCTCTTACAGTTTTATTAAtatccttaaaataaataaaatactatatcaTGAATTGAAGAGAAGCTTGGAATTCTAACTATGTCATATGTGTATGTTATAATCCAAAAGAATTTGACTATAAGACAGCAAAATTTAATGAGCCAATACACAATCAGCAAAAAAGAATATAGATGATTATGCTGAACTTGGAAAATTCAAACTACTTTAAAATCTCAGATTAACAAATACAGAATGTGTGTGAGgtgaggggggaaggggggaactGGGAAATTTGACAGCCATTTACTAAAAAACTAGAAGATACAAGTTGTCAAGGTATAATGACCAAAACCTCAAGCAAGTCAACACAGCACGGCTGAGTGTTGAATAGaaacaaattcaagatgaaaACAAGCATAGTGTCTTGACTTCTCCAATTtagaataaaattcaaaaaagtcATTTTTACCAGTGGTTTCTGTCCTCTGATGCCTAATTTCCTACACAGGGCATAAAATAagaatttgttgggctggagagatggcttagcggttaagcgcttgcctgtgaagcctaaggaccccggttcgaggctctgttccccaggtcccacgttagccagatgcacaagggggcgcacgcgtctggagttcgtttgcagaggctggaggccctggcgcgcccattctatctctctccctctatctgtctttctctctgtgtctgtcgctctcaaataaataaataaataaaaattaaaaaaaaaaaaagaatttgttcaGTGAATCCCTGCCTCATTTCTTCATGGACTTTTGAATCTGTCTTTCACCCCCTCTGTCTTAGGGGGAATCCCTATGCCATTCTCCAGCCTCTGTTATGAGAATTAGACCTATAAATTACCTAGATCacactttttattttcagttcttgAAACAATGACAGGTCCAAAAACTGTAGAATAATGAAGCGCCTAGTGCCTACAGCATTGTCCTGCATCATGATGGACATGACCTTAGAGAGGTATGGAGCCAGGAAACAGTTTTAGTCACCTTAGTGGGATGAGGAGGGTGACCTGCTTCCTCAAGATATAGCCAGTTATTCTGGACTGTGTCTTATAGAGTCCCCAACCCATATAACCTCAAGGTCAAGGATTCTTTTTCCTAACCCTGTTCTATCAATTAACTCTTTCCCCCTCCCCGCCGCCACCTAAACTAAACAAGATTTTGATGTCTACATTTTCTTAAGAGTCCCTTGCTTGTGGAATGTGCCTTCCACCTTCATTGCCAGGGCACTATGGACAGAGCTACAACACCCATGCCCCGGGCAGTGTCAATGGAACGTTTCCGAGACTAAGGCCAGAGACTCCCTGCCCTCAGCCCAGCCCACCTCGCTCACCTGGTGCCACCACTTGTCCCCTTGTCTGTCACTCGGGAAGCAGCTGCTTCCTCTGTGTGACTCCTTGTCAACACTCCCCACATACTTTTCCTCCACTCTTGCTTGTGGTCAGTAGCTAGGGTCTGGCTTGGGTCCACATTTAGTGATCATTGAAAGAAACTCCCCGGAAACACTTCCATTCTTGAAAAGCAATTGTACCTCCTGACACATGTGGATTCAACTTCAACCTCTGGGGTGTCTCCTACCATATGCTTAGTCATACAGCTCATATCCCAGGGACCCTAGACCATGGAGTCCATCACTAACTACCTAGTgggatattatttttattgtgtattcCACACAGCTCACACCCAATCATTactcacctggagttcaatatACCTGTTGCATTTACTTCCCTCAATTGTATTGACATAAAGAGAGATGAGGAGGTCTGTTGGAGACTGGTGGAACATCTGTCATCTAAAGGACATTTTCCTCTTTGCTCTTCTTTTCTCCCATGGTGGGAAAGTTTCAGGGTAGAGCTCCTGTGTTAAAGAAATGATGAGAACAAAACACTACAAAGTGCTGAGGTCAAAACGTAGGGAATGGCTGTATGTTCACCAAACCCTGCTTGACTCTATAACCAACAGATCAGGAAGCAGCGGCTGGATTATCACATATTCTCCCGACTCTAAAGGTTGCATATACTCATTCTGGTCTGGGGGAATTTAGAagaatttagttttttaaaaaaatattttgaaactggGAAATGAACCTATGGCCTTGACCATGTTAGGCAAACTGAAGTATATCCACGGACTATTATAAGAATTCTTTAAGAGCTATAGAGAGTGAGCTGCTTATATAGTGAGGACCTTGGAGACTTTAGCCCCCAGCGTGGCAATTATAATGAACTTGACTGGTTCAAGATCTGATCTGCCGTCCTTGGCTCTCCCTATTCCCCATGCTCTGCCAGACCTAGGTGACCAAATCTGTATCCTCAGAACAACTTCTTACCTGGTGATGGAttccttctgtttctctgctttgaTTCCAGTCCTAGCTGCCTCCCTCACTAGACCAAATACCATGTCTCACTTGGAGCTTACTGTGCTTACCACACAAGAAGTTTCCTGTTTCTCTGGAAGCTTCACAAAGTGAAGATCCAACTGGTTTTTGTGTCCTTTATTATGTGAAGTATGATTTTGGGTCTCTCTGCCACAGTGTATTAACATTTGTTTTactatgtctattttttttttctagtagacTTATACTACTCATATATTCATTCAGATGCAATTACTGAGCAAATAAcacatttttatactttattgaaaatgaaaataaagtatattttcacTTAAACAATCATAATTCTACTTAAGGCAATAGCTTTGCCAAGCTGTGCTATGTAACCTGCATTCTTGAGTCTCTGTTCCCCCATCAGGATGGCGATGTTGCATCATTTATCCTGCACCACTgtttgtgaattaatgccataCTGTATGTGAGGTGTCTGCTGCACTTTAAGCTAAAATTTATACAGTGTTGTTGTTGCTCAAAAGTAGTGtagaaaatatggggctggagagatggcttagcagttaagcacttgcctgtgaagcctaaggaccctggttcgaggctcaattccccaggacccatgttagccaggtgcataagggggcacatgcgtctggagttcgtttgcagtggctggaagccctggcacatccattctctctttccctctgcctgtttctctctctgtctgtcactctcaaataaataagaataaacaaaaaaaatttaaaaagaaaatatgatcttCTGCTCCAAGGGAGT
This window contains:
- the LOC101597197 gene encoding olfactory receptor 10-like, which produces MDSFNISSAEGFVLVGLSDWPRLEPVFFVIISVFYSLTLLGNSAIIVLSRLDLRLRTPMYFFLCHLSFLDLCYTTSTVPQILASLSGLDRTISFGRCVAQLFIMLSLGGTECVLLVAMAADRYAAVCRPLRYTTMMHPRLCRALVGSSWVGGLVNALIQTGLLMVMPLCGHRLNHFFCELPTLLKLACKGTGVTEANFYVARVIMLVLPALLILGSYVLIARAVVNIKSMAGRRKAFGTCASHILVVSLFYGSAIYAYLQPVHRYAEREGKFVALFYTIITPMLNPLIYTLRNKDMKGALRKVLGRGTDSG